A genomic segment from Thermococcus sp. encodes:
- a CDS encoding RtcB family protein — translation MVPLRRIDRIRWEIPEFDKRMRVPGRVYADDQLIEKMKNDKTLEQAANVAMLSGIYKYSIVMPDGHQGYGFPIGGVAAFDAKEGVISPGGVGYDVNCLHEETEVISDLGFRIQVKDLPKAFKRIPLKVYNAKEGHNDHSRIMLVAERDSDEEIYEIKLASGRVLKASGDHPVLTENGYIMAKDIRPGDLVAVYPFEGIEYEEPEVRVLLTRKDFKDEDRQLVKYLEERGLLPLRMDDPRIGILARILGYFIGDGSFDIYSESNGRERIITFFYGDEGGLESLRKDIKFYFNIRASKVYKRTRKGNVRTAWEEFETTGTKYSIKTTSKAFSKLLIKLGAPVGKKTNVDFDVPEWIKKAPKWVKRNFLAGLFGADGSKPRLISDKHKYTPNSISLTAVKTKELEESLVRFLNSIKELLAEFDVTSHVRKVKEYDNRVMYRLVIYSNTREIYNFLSKIGYEYTAQKPYALIFAEYLRRKIVIGENISESNLVQRNRKMRELLPDFQSFLKTYGLEGGFVLDPVIEVERIKSDSKKLYDIGVYHEAHNFIANGLVVHNCGVRLIRTNLTEKEVRPHIKELVDTLFKNVPSGLGSKGRVRLHWSKLDDVLADGAKWAVENGYGWKEDLEHLEEGGRMEGADPNAVSQKAKQRGAPQLGSLGSGNHFLEVQVVDKIFDERIAKAYGLFEGQVVVMVHTGSRGLGHQVASDYLRIMEKANRKYNVPWPDRELVSVPFQTEEGQRYFSAMKAAANFAWANRQMITHWVRESFEEVFKRKAEDMEMSIVYDVAHNIAKVEEHEVDGKKVKVVVHRKGATRAFPAGHPDVPRAYRDVGQPVLIPGSMGTASYVLAGAEGSMRETFGSSCHGAGRLLSRKAATRQYRGDRLKNELAQRGIYVRAASMRVVAEEAPGAYKSVDNVVNVVHEAGIANLVARMRPMGVAKG, via the coding sequence ATGGTACCTCTGAGGAGGATAGACAGGATCCGGTGGGAGATACCGGAGTTTGATAAGAGAATGCGCGTCCCTGGGAGGGTCTACGCAGACGACCAGCTTATAGAAAAGATGAAGAATGATAAGACGCTTGAGCAGGCGGCAAACGTCGCTATGCTCTCGGGCATCTACAAGTACTCAATAGTCATGCCCGACGGACACCAAGGCTACGGCTTCCCGATAGGAGGAGTTGCCGCCTTTGACGCAAAGGAGGGTGTAATAAGCCCTGGAGGTGTGGGCTACGATGTGAATTGCCTTCACGAAGAGACTGAGGTTATAAGCGATTTGGGATTCAGGATTCAGGTAAAGGATCTTCCTAAAGCATTCAAAAGGATTCCACTAAAGGTCTATAACGCGAAGGAAGGTCACAACGATCACTCCAGAATAATGCTGGTCGCGGAGAGGGACAGTGATGAAGAAATATACGAGATAAAGCTCGCAAGTGGGAGGGTTCTTAAGGCCTCAGGAGATCATCCCGTACTAACGGAGAACGGGTACATAATGGCAAAAGATATAAGGCCCGGTGATTTAGTTGCCGTCTACCCATTCGAGGGAATCGAGTACGAAGAGCCTGAGGTGAGGGTCCTTTTAACTCGCAAGGATTTCAAAGACGAAGACAGACAACTGGTGAAGTACTTGGAAGAGAGGGGACTGCTCCCGCTGAGGATGGACGACCCAAGGATTGGAATTCTGGCAAGGATACTGGGATACTTCATAGGCGATGGATCCTTTGACATTTACAGCGAGAGTAACGGAAGGGAGAGGATAATCACCTTTTTCTATGGAGACGAAGGAGGGCTGGAATCCCTTAGGAAAGACATTAAGTTCTACTTTAACATCAGGGCTTCCAAGGTTTATAAGAGGACCAGAAAGGGAAATGTCAGGACTGCATGGGAAGAGTTTGAGACCACGGGAACCAAGTACTCAATAAAGACCACATCAAAGGCGTTTTCAAAACTCCTTATCAAGCTGGGTGCCCCAGTGGGCAAGAAAACTAACGTTGACTTCGATGTTCCGGAGTGGATTAAAAAGGCTCCCAAATGGGTTAAGAGGAACTTCCTGGCGGGGCTTTTCGGTGCAGATGGAAGCAAGCCAAGATTGATTTCAGATAAGCACAAGTACACACCAAATTCCATATCCCTCACTGCAGTTAAGACTAAAGAACTCGAAGAAAGTCTCGTGAGATTTCTAAATTCAATTAAGGAACTGCTGGCAGAGTTTGACGTCACCTCGCATGTAAGAAAAGTCAAAGAGTATGACAATCGGGTAATGTACAGGCTTGTAATATACTCCAACACAAGGGAGATATACAACTTCCTCTCCAAGATTGGCTACGAGTACACTGCCCAGAAACCCTACGCATTGATCTTCGCGGAATACTTAAGGAGAAAAATCGTGATAGGGGAGAACATCTCGGAGAGCAACTTAGTCCAGAGGAACAGAAAGATGAGAGAACTTCTACCCGACTTCCAGAGCTTCCTAAAAACCTATGGGCTCGAAGGTGGATTCGTGCTCGACCCGGTAATTGAAGTCGAGAGGATAAAAAGTGACTCCAAAAAGCTCTATGACATTGGTGTTTACCACGAGGCCCACAACTTCATAGCCAACGGTCTCGTTGTTCACAACTGCGGCGTCCGTCTCATCAGAACGAACCTAACGGAGAAGGAGGTCAGACCGCACATCAAAGAACTTGTTGACACGCTCTTCAAGAACGTGCCGTCTGGCCTTGGGAGCAAAGGCAGGGTAAGGCTCCACTGGAGTAAACTCGACGATGTTTTAGCGGACGGTGCAAAGTGGGCAGTTGAGAACGGCTATGGCTGGAAAGAAGACCTTGAGCACCTCGAGGAAGGCGGGAGGATGGAAGGGGCCGATCCCAACGCGGTTAGCCAGAAGGCAAAACAGCGTGGAGCGCCCCAGCTCGGCTCCCTCGGTTCGGGAAACCACTTCCTAGAGGTTCAGGTCGTTGATAAAATCTTCGACGAGAGAATCGCGAAGGCATACGGCCTCTTCGAGGGGCAGGTAGTTGTGATGGTTCACACAGGGAGCAGGGGGCTCGGCCACCAGGTTGCGAGCGACTACCTCAGGATAATGGAAAAAGCCAATAGGAAGTACAACGTGCCGTGGCCTGACCGCGAGCTTGTCAGCGTCCCCTTCCAGACCGAAGAAGGGCAGAGATATTTCAGTGCAATGAAGGCAGCCGCCAACTTCGCCTGGGCCAACAGGCAGATGATAACCCACTGGGTCAGGGAGAGCTTCGAGGAGGTCTTCAAGAGGAAGGCGGAGGACATGGAGATGAGCATCGTCTATGACGTCGCCCACAACATAGCGAAGGTCGAGGAGCACGAGGTCGACGGGAAGAAGGTTAAGGTGGTTGTCCACAGAAAGGGAGCCACGAGGGCGTTCCCTGCAGGACATCCGGACGTTCCCAGAGCCTACCGCGACGTCGGCCAGCCAGTCCTTATCCCCGGCTCGATGGGAACCGCGAGCTACGTCTTGGCTGGAGCAGAAGGCTCAATGCGCGAAACATTTGGCAGTTCGTGCCACGGTGCCGGAAGATTACTCAGTAGGAAGGCCGCAACGAGACAGTACCGCGGCGACAGGCTGAAGAACGAGCTCGCTCAGAGGGGCATCTACGTGAGGGCCGCCTCGATGAGGGTCGTTGCTGAAGAAGCGCCCGGTGCTTACAAGAGCGTTGACAACGTCGTCAACGTAGTCCACGAGGCGGGCATAGCGAACCTCGTTGCGAGAATGCGTCCCATGGGGGTTGCAAAGGGATAA
- the moaC gene encoding cyclic pyranopterin monophosphate synthase MoaC — MRELTHVDENGVKMVEVGHKGEVFRKAIAKGRIHLRPETIELIRAGKTKKGNVIAAAQIAGILAVKKTPELIPLCHPILLTGVDLTFEFGEDYIEATCEVRAVYKTGVEMEALTGVSVALLTIWDMVKAVEKDESGQYPVTRIENIHVVEKVKAQVQ, encoded by the coding sequence ATGAGAGAACTTACCCACGTCGATGAGAATGGTGTCAAGATGGTTGAGGTCGGCCACAAGGGCGAGGTCTTCAGGAAGGCTATAGCAAAGGGCAGGATTCACCTAAGGCCTGAAACCATTGAGCTTATAAGGGCCGGAAAGACGAAGAAAGGCAACGTTATAGCAGCGGCCCAGATAGCCGGGATTCTGGCCGTGAAGAAAACGCCGGAACTCATCCCCCTCTGCCACCCGATACTACTGACCGGCGTTGACTTAACCTTTGAGTTTGGCGAGGATTACATAGAGGCCACCTGCGAGGTTCGCGCGGTTTATAAGACTGGCGTTGAGATGGAGGCCCTAACCGGAGTTAGCGTCGCTCTGCTGACGATATGGGATATGGTCAAGGCCGTTGAAAAGGACGAGAGCGGGCAGTATCCTGTGACGAG